From one Clostridium cylindrosporum DSM 605 genomic stretch:
- the abc-f gene encoding ribosomal protection-like ABC-F family protein, with amino-acid sequence MLLIECANIKKYYGDRLILDIEGLKIYSNDRIGVVGLNGMGKTTLLNILCGNLNPDEGFVKRYKSFSYISQLETTIEEAVSGETASKFGISEALKEYMSGGEKTKFRLAKGLDERSEIIFADEPTPNLDIDSVKLIEEKFKAYKGALVIVSHDRSFLDRICNKILEIDKGKLKIYTGNYTAYKEQREKENERARFEYEKYQREKKRLENVMVETNEKGRSIKKAPSRMGNSEARLHKMGDQRAKANLDRAAKSIKSRLNNLEVKEKPSEVDKIKLDALSSGKLHSKILISGKNINKEFKDKVIFKGASFDIYNGSKTALIGANGSGKTTLINMIMKGNSSLKISNVAKIGYFSQSLDILDENSSIIENIMKESIYSESFARTLLARLLFKKEDIYKKVELLSGGERVKASFAKIFLRDINLLILDEPTNYLDIYSMEALEEALRDYPKTILFVSHDRGFVSSIADNVLSIEDKKFVSFKGTYEEFIESKTKKIDNSREEKEKRILILENRISELIGRLSMPSKKDNVEMLDKEYRSVLLELKELRR; translated from the coding sequence ATGCTATTAATTGAATGTGCAAATATTAAAAAATACTATGGGGATAGATTAATACTTGATATAGAAGGTCTAAAGATTTACTCAAATGACCGTATAGGTGTAGTTGGGCTGAATGGTATGGGGAAAACTACTTTGCTCAATATATTGTGTGGGAATCTAAATCCAGATGAAGGTTTTGTCAAAAGATATAAAAGCTTTAGTTATATATCACAACTAGAGACGACCATTGAGGAAGCGGTTAGCGGCGAGACAGCTAGTAAATTTGGAATATCAGAAGCACTAAAGGAGTATATGAGTGGAGGAGAAAAGACTAAATTTAGGCTAGCTAAGGGGCTAGATGAAAGAAGTGAAATTATATTTGCAGATGAGCCTACCCCGAACCTTGATATAGATTCTGTAAAGCTTATTGAGGAAAAGTTTAAAGCCTATAAGGGTGCTTTAGTTATAGTGTCTCATGATAGAAGTTTCCTTGATAGGATTTGTAATAAAATTCTAGAGATTGATAAAGGAAAGTTAAAGATATATACAGGAAATTACACAGCTTATAAGGAACAAAGAGAAAAGGAGAATGAAAGGGCTCGATTCGAATATGAAAAGTATCAAAGGGAAAAGAAAAGACTTGAAAATGTCATGGTAGAAACCAATGAAAAGGGAAGGTCTATAAAAAAGGCCCCTTCAAGAATGGGGAATTCTGAAGCAAGGCTCCACAAAATGGGAGACCAAAGGGCTAAGGCAAATTTAGATAGAGCTGCAAAGAGTATTAAGTCTAGACTTAATAATTTAGAGGTTAAAGAAAAACCAAGTGAAGTTGATAAAATAAAACTAGATGCTTTAAGTAGTGGTAAGCTTCACAGCAAAATTCTCATAAGTGGAAAAAATATAAATAAGGAATTTAAAGATAAGGTTATCTTTAAAGGTGCAAGCTTTGACATTTACAATGGATCTAAAACTGCATTAATAGGGGCTAATGGTAGTGGAAAGACCACTTTGATAAATATGATAATGAAAGGTAACTCATCTCTTAAAATATCTAATGTAGCTAAGATAGGATATTTTAGTCAGTCTCTTGATATATTAGATGAGAATTCTAGCATTATAGAAAATATTATGAAGGAGTCTATATATAGTGAAAGCTTTGCACGAACTCTTCTGGCAAGACTTTTGTTTAAAAAAGAGGATATCTATAAAAAGGTAGAACTTCTTAGTGGAGGAGAGAGGGTAAAGGCTTCCTTTGCAAAAATATTTCTAAGGGATATAAACCTTCTTATACTAGATGAGCCTACAAACTATTTAGATATATATTCTATGGAGGCTCTAGAAGAAGCACTGAGGGATTATCCAAAAACCATACTATTTGTTTCCCACGATAGGGGATTTGTAAGTTCTATAGCTGACAATGTTCTTTCGATAGAAGACAAGAAGTTTGTGTCCTTCAAAGGAACATATGAGGAATTTATTGAAAGCAAAACGAAGAAGATAGATAACTCTAGGGAGGAAAAAGAAAAGAGAATATTGATACTTGAAAATAGGATTAGTGAACTTATAGGAAGATTATCTATGCCAAGTAAAAAAGATAATGTAGAGATGCTAGACAAGGAATACAGGTCGGTACTTTTAGAACTAAAGGAATTAAGGAGGTAA